CTCAAGTGCCACCTTGAGGCTGGGGAGCCCCCTCTGTGCAGTGGGAGGAGGCACTATGTTTTCCAGACTAACCTGAGGTCTTTTCTGCTCCTCAGATCAATGTGATTGAGGACAAGAGGAAGTTTGACATCATGGAGTTTGTGAGTCGTGTTAGGGGAGGGTAAAGTGAGCGGAGCCTGCTGACAGACAGCATGatgggggaggaaagagagagagatattatcACCTTGTCGCCCAGGTGCTGCGTTTGGTGGAAGCCCAGGCTACCCATTTCCAGCAGGGCCATGAGGAGCTGAGCCGGCTGGCCCAGTATCGCAAGGAGCTGGGTGCCCAGGTGGGGTCCCAGGGAGCAAACAGGTGGTGGAGGGAGGTTAGGGGGCCCGGAGATGACTCCCCTGGCCTcgttggtggggggaggggcttggCCATCTGAGATGCCCCTCCTATGCCCAGTTGCACCAGCTGGTCCTGAATTCAGCACGAGAGAAGAGGGACATGGAGCAGAGACATGTGCTGCTGAAACAGAAGGTGAGGGCTGGGACTGTGGGCAGGAGGTAGACAGGCATGTGGTTTTAGTCTCTGTCTGCCTCAGTTGCCCCTTGCCCCTCTGTGCCTCTaggagctgggtggggaggagCCAGAGCCAAGCCTAAGGGAGGGGTCTGGTGGCCTGGTCATGGAAGGACATCTCTTCAAACGGGCCAGCAACGCATTTAAGACCTGGAGCAGGTAAGGAGAAGATGCCCCAGTTAGCCAAACCCACccagttaaatatttttgagtggtTCTAGTGTGCTAagcacaacaaagaaaacagacaaaaccccCGTCTCAGTAGAGTTCACATTCCATCAGCAAAGAAAGAtgacaaatataataaataagtaaattatgtgTTATGTTAGAAGGTAATAGTGCCctagacaaaaaaaataataaagagatgtGGAGAGCTGAGCAGGGGGTTTCAACTTTAAATAGTGGGCCAGAGTAGGCTCCACAAGAAGGTGacttttgagcaaagacttgaaagggggagagtgaggcaggaggatcccttgagcccaggagtttgaggttgctgtgagctaggctgatgccatagcactctggcccaggcaacagagtgagactctgtctcaaaaaaaaagattaaaaaaaaaaaagacttgaaggCTATCTAGGTGATGAAAGAAGAGCCAGTGCCAAGGCCCTGAGATAGCTGAGGTGTTTGAAGAACAGAGCGGAGGCCATGGGTCTGTATAGAgtaagagaggaggaggaggtgataGGACATGAAATTGGAGCTAGTAGCTAGTAGGGGTGTGAATCGTTAAGGAGCCCTGTAGACTTTAGTGAGGTCTTGGGGTCTACTCTGCGGGCAATGAGGAGCCACTACACGGTCTGGAGCAGGATGGTGACATGCTCTGACTTGACTCCTTCTCCTTCCAGGGCCCCTGCCAGCCCAAATGGGAtctttgtgcaaattagaaaatGGAGCCCCTTCCCCAAGATActtccatttgttaaaaattgtaGCAGTAGACGTTTtactagaaaaagaattttactgCCATCTGCTGGAAAGTTGTcttcataaatattaactatatcAAATCTGGGTTGTTTAAGATGTGAATAGCTCTCCTTAGATGTCCCAACCTATACAACTGTCCACCCTTCTCTGAATGTCTCATGGGACAGTCAGCCTaggtctctctcctctctgcaagATCCTTGTGGGGCAAAGGACACAGCCTCTCTTCTGTCCATGTTCTGAGCCTCATCCCAAAGCTGCCTGTGTCCCTAACTATTTCTACCTCCTACAGACGCTGGTTCACCATTCAGAGCAACCAACTGGTTTATCAGAAGAAGTACAAGGTGAGTAGGCCTCGGTCCTGGATGCCAGGGCCACAGGGAGACTCAGCTCTTGCCTAAGGCTAGAGGTCTGCCCCTATCACCTTCTCCTGCCAGGACCCCGTGACTGTGGTGGTGGACGACCTTCGCCTCTGCACAGTGAAGCTCTGCCCCGACTCAGAAAGGCGGTTCTGCTTTGAGGTGGTGTCTACGAGCAAGTGAGTGCAGTTTCAGGGGTGACACTCTAATGTGTCTAAACATTTATTAACCTGACAGCCAGGGCCAACCACAGGGGAGGATCCCCATGCAACTCCAGGCTTTAACCCTTTGGTGGCTGGATTGGCGGGCTACCAGGGGAGAGAGTACAAGGTGATGGGGGATATTTGGAGGATATTACCAATAGGTCCAGAGTATGTCAGTGCAGCTGGAACTGGTTGAATACTGGCTGAATGTCAGCTTGCCCATCCTGCCACCTTGCTCCCCAGGACTCAGACCCCTCCAAAAtctccctcactctcctccccaggtcctgcctcctccaggctgACTCTGAGCGCCTCCTGCAGCTGTGGGTCAGTGCTGTGCAGAGCAGCATCGCCTCTGCCTTCAGCCAGGCTCGCCTTGATGACAGCCCCCGGGGTCCAGGCCAGGTACCTTAAACTGGGGCGTCAGGGCCAGGTTGCCTTTGGAGATGGGACACACCTTACCCTAAGCCACTCTTTCTTCCCTTGTCTCCTCCAGGGCTCAGGACACCTGGCCGTGGGCTCTGCTGCCACCCTGGGCAGTGGCGGGATGGCCAGGGGAAGGGAGCCTGGGGGAGTTGGGCACGTGGCAGCCCAGGTACAGAGTGTGGATGGCAATGCCCAGTGCTGCGACTGCCGGGAGCCAGCCCCGGAGTGGGCCAGCATCAACCTTGGTGTCACCCTCTGCATTCAGTGCTCCGGCATCCACAGGTCACTCCCCAAGGCTCCAAACATGAGCCTTGCTCCTTCCTGATGCAGTGCAGCCCCCAAGATAGAGCCCATCACACAGGCCTCTCTTTTTCCACTCCGCCCTGCCTTCCCCTCTTAGATTCTGGCTGTCACTGGGCACCAGGCCTGGGCCTGAGCCTGTAGAGTGCAAGGTAGACCTAGGTGGGCCCAGACTTCAGTGTCCTAGTCTGGCTAGAATTGGAGAACACCCAGAGGAGCTTATTGGCTTGGTTGGAGGAAGTGTAGGGTCAGGGCTGCTGAGGGTAGGGGAGCCAACAAACAGCAGATagaggctgggtatggtggctcacatccataatcccagcactttgggaggctaaggcaggacgctcacttgagcccaggagtttgaggttgctgtgagctatgatggcaccaccaCACTCAaggctgggtgacagactgagactctatctcaaaaaaaaaaaaagaaaagaaaagaaaagaaagaaaggaaaaaaaaaaaaagaccagatagagaagagaagaggtcATGAGGCCTTAGCAAGTCTATCTAAAAGGCCCTCACCCCTAGGCAGTGtggtggaaggagggaagggtgaTGGCATGGGAAGAGCTGTCAGGGCCAAAGTGTCCTAAGAGGAGGGAGTGGCTGGAGAGGATGAGGTCCTTAAAATGAAAcatagggaagaaggaaggaatggtGAACAGGCAGGATCCTCCAGAGCCAGGTCAAGGTGACACAGTCCTGTCTGCCCTGCCTCCTGGCCCAGCTCCTCTGCACAGCCCCGGTGCAGACCTTGCCCCCGAGTCTGTCCAGGACCAACAGCAGCCTCCCCAGGCCACTGTcccacagagggcctgactccccctcTGGCCCCCCAGGAGCCTCGGTGTTCACTTCTCCAAAGTCCGGTCTCTGACCCTCGACTCATGGGAGCCGGAACTAGTGAAGGTAACTTGGGATATTGTAAAGATTGGGGGATCGAGGACAAAGGACAGAAGAGCCCTGAGGACTCAGACACTCACCCACTACCCTCCCTGtatctctgcctctgcctgggccACCCAAAGCTTATGTGCGAGCTGGGAAATGTTGTCATCAACCAGATCTATGAGGCCCGTGTGGAggccttggctgtgaagaagcctGGGCCCAGCTGCTCCCGGTGAGGTTGGGGTGGGACTGCCTGGGGCTCCCCTCcaagggggcagagggaggaggacctggaatgggaagaaggaagactgtccccatctccccctcccaCAGACAGGAGAAGGAAGCCTGGATTCACGCTAAATACGTGGAGAAGAAGTTCCTGACCAAGCTTCCTGAGATTCGAGGGCGAAGAGGTGGCCGGGGGCCCCCAAGGGGACAGCCTCCTGTGCCCCCAAAGCCTTCCCTTAGGCCCCGGCCAGGGAGCTTCAGATCCAAGCCAGGTATAGAATTGGTTGggcattcattgagcacctgctttgtgctcagcaccatgcccagccctataGGGAGGTGCAGGCTGTGAGGCCCAGGCCTTCCCCTTGAGAATGTTGTGGGGACAAGACTACAGTTtcaggccagatgcagtggctcacgcctgtaatcctagcactctgggaggccgaggcgggaagatcgtttgagctcaggagttcgagaccagcctgagcaagagcgagaccccatctctactaaaaaaatagaaagaaattagctggacaactaaaatatatatagaaaaaattagccgggcatggtggtgcatgcctgtagtcccagctactcgggaggctgaggcagtaggattgcttgagcctaggagtttgaggttgccgtgagctaggctgacgccacggcactctagcctgggcaacagagtgagactctgtctcaaaaaaaagaaaaaaaaagactacagtTTCAGGGGTTACAGTGGAGTGTGACACTAAGACTGGGAAGAGCATGGGGCTTGGAGTAGGCAGGGAGGGCTAAGGGGTGTCAACAGCATGAGGAAAGTAGGAGTGGTAATGAGCTTGGGGTCTCCAAAGACCTGAGAAGGAAGGTGTGTATTTGGCTAGGGCAGCAGGGGTTGGGAGCTGAGACCGAGTGTCAGGGAAAGTCAGTCACCTGTGACGTCCCAGCCAGGGTGGTTGGATAGGATGAGGTGAATGATGCTGTCTCTCCCCCACATCCCAGGGCcccatacacatatatacaggtACAATACCCACACCCATGTCCCTCTATTTCCCACCACAGTCCTGGGTCAGGAAGGCCTCCCCACAATTTAGAAGTGACGTATCCCATTATAGCATCAGGGGACTGTACTGAGGGTCTTCTTCCCAGACTCAGAGCTGATTCCCCCTAACAGAGCCCCCCTCTGATGACCTGGGAAGCCTGCACCCTGGGGCCCTGCTGTTTCGAGCCGCTGGGCATCCTCCATCCCTTCCCACCATGGCTGATGCCCTTGCTCATGGAGCTGATGTCAACTGGGTCAATGGGAGTCAGGAGAATGCCACACCGCTGATCCAGGCCACAGCTGCTGTGAGAGCCtcaccacctccccacctcccccaccccaccccaccctaagGCTCCTCTCTGACTCTGGGCCCAGCCCTTACCTCATCACCCTCCCACCAGctctctgggccccccaccccataGGGAGAGGATAAGCACTATAGACTGGTTGCTAAGAATGTGTGATCTGGAGGCAGAGAACTGAGTTTGAATCCAGGCTTTCACCACTTACAGGAGACTTCAAACAAgttattaacctctctgtgcctcagtctcctcatctgtaaaatagggataacataCCTCATAAACTTGTACTGTGGGTTGGgtatggtgactcacacctgtaatcacagtactttaggaggctgaggcaggattgcttgaggctaggagtttgagaccagcctgagcaacatagccaaaccctgtctctacaaaaaatagaaaaattagctgggtgtggtggcacaagcctgtaggcctaactactggggaggttgaggcaggaggatcccttgagcccaggagttagaggttgcagtgagctataatggtgccactgcactagcctgggcaacagagcaagatcttgtgtcaaaaaattttttaaaaaccccaacTTGTACTATAGATTTCATATATGAATACATGTGAGGAGTTAGAGCCAAGCCTGACACTTAGCTGCACGCCCACACACACTCCTGATTACCATACCGCCTCCCCCCCACTCACCCCACCCTAAAACGTCTTGAAATCCACCTCTAAAGATGCCACCCTCAATCCTCCTTCTCGATTTCTCCATGCAGAattctcttctggcctgtgaGTTTCTCCTCCAGAACGGGGCGAACGTGAACCAAGTGGACAGTGCAGGCCGGGGCCCGCTACACCACGCAACCATTCTTGGCCACACTGGGTAGGGGCGGCAGGGATGATATGATGGCCGTGGGGAGAAAGGCTCCGGAGCAGGTGAGCGGCGGCTGAGCCTGGCTATCCTCTCCAGGCTCGCCTGCCTGTTCCTGAAACGGGGGGCAGATCTAGAGGCTCGGGACGCTGAAGGCAGGGACCCTCTGACCATCGCTGTGGAAACAGCCAACGCTGACATCGTCACCTTGTGAGAATGCCTGAAGGGGCGGGGCTCGCGCTTGGACTATTCATTCGGGCGGGGCTCACAACGAAACAGGAGTGTgccaggtggggcctggggaagGTGGGGCCAGCGCCTGGCCAGGCAGAGAAAGGATGCTCCAAGAACGGATGGGGCGTGGAGCAGGAAGGCGGGCGGACACGATCCAAGGGTGGTGAGTTCATCCTGAGAGGCATCACTCATGCATCAACAGTCACGTCAGGCATCTTTCAAGCACTGGATCTTGGGGAGGCAGATGAATGAAACACAACCCAGCTCAAAGGACGGGAAGTTAGGGGGCAGTGAGGATAATGtcattcatttcttatttcctCCCCTTCAGGCTACGATTGGCAAAGATGAGGGAGGCTGAAGCGGCTCAGGGCCAGGCAGGTAATGTATCCACCTACCCCAGTCCCAACACCAGAACTTTGGGCTTCTAGCCCCTGGTGACCTGTCCCCTTTGTGCCCAACTGCACTAATTCcataatttattcaagaaatatgtaTTGGGCGCATCCGACGTGCCAAGCCTTCGGAGCAAGGAATAAGCGCAGGCGCTGCGCTCACGGCGCACATGTTCCCACCCACGCTTGAAGCGTGCACTGTCACCCAGCTGGTCTAAGCTGCCGGCTCCGGCTCTTCCGCGCTAGGGCGCAGCCGCCGGCCTCCGcagcctttcctccctcccccacagggGATGAGACGTATCTTGACATCTTCCGCGACTTCTCTCTCATGGCGTCGGACGACCCAGAGAAGCTGAGACGGCGTAGTCATGACCTCCACACGCTGTGATTCCAGGCCCCGCGCCCCCGGCTCCTCCCTGCTCACCTTCCGCCCCTCCGCCATTAAAGCCTCTGTGCTTTGCGCCGCCCTTCCTAGTTCATTTGTTGGGCGCCACCTTCGGGCCCGCAGGGTGTTGGGCCCTGCTGCTCCGGGGACGCGGGGAGCTGTTGGCAATTTGCGAGCTCCAGTCAGGCAAGAGGCGACTCCCGGGGGATTGAGGTGGCACCTTCAGCCTCAGCCCTAGCACTGGGCGACAGTGGGGCGGGGCTCTCGGGCTCAGCTCGGGAGACCTCGCCAGACCTGAACCTCCGGAGAGAGGCCCCCGGCGTGGGATGGGGACCGGCCTTCCATTAGGGTGAGCTGGCACCGCGCCGGGATGGAGAGAGCTCGCTCCGGCCACCTCGGCCCCGAGGCATTCTCGG
The Eulemur rufifrons isolate Redbay chromosome 9, OSU_ERuf_1, whole genome shotgun sequence DNA segment above includes these coding regions:
- the ACAP1 gene encoding arf-GAP with coiled-coil, ANK repeat and PH domain-containing protein 1, coding for MTVKLDFEECLKDSPRFRASIELVEAEVSELETRLEKLLKLGTGLLESGRHYLVASRAFIVGICDLARLGPPEPMMAECLDKFTVSLSHKLDSHAELLDAIQHTLQQQIQTLVKEGLRGFREARRDFWRGAESLEAALTHNAEVPRRRAQEAEEAGAALRTARAAYRGRALDYALQINVIEDKRKFDIMEFVLRLVEAQATHFQQGHEELSRLAQYRKELGAQLHQLVLNSAREKRDMEQRHVLLKQKELGGEEPEPSLREGSGGLVMEGHLFKRASNAFKTWSRRWFTIQSNQLVYQKKYKDPVTVVVDDLRLCTVKLCPDSERRFCFEVVSTSKSCLLQADSERLLQLWVSAVQSSIASAFSQARLDDSPRGPGQGSGHLAVGSAATLGSGGMARGREPGGVGHVAAQVQSVDGNAQCCDCREPAPEWASINLGVTLCIQCSGIHRSLGVHFSKVRSLTLDSWEPELVKLMCELGNVVINQIYEARVEALAVKKPGPSCSRQEKEAWIHAKYVEKKFLTKLPEIRGRRGGRGPPRGQPPVPPKPSLRPRPGSFRSKPEPPSDDLGSLHPGALLFRAAGHPPSLPTMADALAHGADVNWVNGSQENATPLIQATAANSLLACEFLLQNGANVNQVDSAGRGPLHHATILGHTGLACLFLKRGADLEARDAEGRDPLTIAVETANADIVTLLRLAKMREAEAAQGQAGDETYLDIFRDFSLMASDDPEKLRRRSHDLHTL